A section of the Ignavibacteria bacterium genome encodes:
- a CDS encoding SAM-dependent DNA methyltransferase, with protein sequence MTNNNSKSLESWIWDAACAIRGAQDAPKYKDFILPLIFVKRLCDVFDDEVSRIADNVGTKEKALKLISKDRKLTRFYIPLRPENLDDSTWSVIRKLSTKIGEQLTELIRSIARENPRLQGI encoded by the coding sequence AACAATAACTCCAAATCTCTTGAATCGTGGATATGGGACGCTGCGTGCGCAATTAGAGGAGCGCAGGATGCCCCGAAGTACAAAGATTTTATTTTGCCGTTAATCTTTGTCAAGCGCTTATGTGATGTTTTCGATGATGAAGTTAGCAGAATAGCCGACAACGTTGGTACGAAAGAAAAAGCACTCAAGCTAATATCAAAAGATCGAAAGCTTACGAGGTTTTACATCCCACTTCGACCCGAGAATCTAGATGATTCTACTTGGTCAGTTATACGAAAACTATCTACAAAAATAGGCGAGCAGCTTACCGAGTTAATCCGTTCTATAGCTCGTGAAAATCCAAGATTGCAAGGAATAAT